From a single Paenibacillus sp. FSL W8-0426 genomic region:
- a CDS encoding PTS transporter subunit EIIC — protein sequence MEDKHKQYREISENILKNIGGKENIAGVTHCATRLRIVLDDNDKADLTKVENINLVKGVFIAGDQLQIIFGAGLVNDIYAAFSMLTETENMSLSDVKTKASQKQNFLQKAIKSLSDVFIEIMPGILAAALLMGITGLLGQQGLFGEKSVVEMYPALQGINRLLSIVSSGIFTILPLLVVYSATKRYGGRPILGLVLGAIMLHPNLADAYEVAKGNVQPETINILGLNIELVGFQGGIIIALMMGFVVAKLDQFFIKKVPNMIKLFLAPLLTVFVSSVLLFTMIGPLGRELAQFVTTSLLWSTQNLGIFGYMFFAGIQQIIVITGLHHVLGAVEAQLLIDTGRNFINPLMSVALFGQGGAVLGYVLLHRKNTKVKELGISAFGSVIFGVSEPAIFGITLKYKFPLIAGCIGGAIAGGYVYLSKLTAIGFGTTALPGLAIASADNHGHLNYIIAHLIALSCGAVFTVIYGNINRKKTKLNSQQE from the coding sequence ATGGAAGATAAGCATAAACAATACAGAGAAATTTCTGAAAACATCTTGAAGAACATAGGGGGAAAGGAAAACATCGCTGGAGTCACACATTGCGCCACTCGATTAAGAATCGTATTAGATGACAACGATAAAGCTGATTTAACAAAAGTGGAAAATATAAATTTAGTCAAAGGGGTTTTTATAGCAGGCGATCAACTTCAAATTATTTTTGGAGCCGGATTAGTAAACGATATTTATGCCGCATTCTCTATGCTTACAGAAACAGAAAATATGTCTCTAAGTGACGTAAAGACAAAGGCTTCACAAAAGCAGAATTTTTTACAGAAAGCCATAAAATCTTTATCTGATGTTTTTATTGAGATTATGCCTGGAATTCTTGCAGCCGCATTATTGATGGGAATTACAGGTTTGTTGGGCCAACAAGGTTTATTTGGTGAGAAATCGGTTGTAGAAATGTACCCAGCTTTGCAAGGGATTAACCGTTTATTATCAATCGTATCATCTGGAATATTTACGATACTACCATTATTGGTAGTATATTCTGCAACCAAAAGATATGGCGGCAGACCTATTCTTGGTTTAGTGCTTGGTGCCATTATGCTTCACCCGAACTTAGCAGATGCTTATGAAGTCGCTAAAGGCAACGTTCAGCCTGAAACCATAAATATTTTAGGGTTGAACATCGAACTCGTTGGATTCCAAGGCGGCATTATCATTGCTTTGATGATGGGTTTTGTCGTTGCCAAATTAGACCAATTCTTTATTAAAAAAGTACCTAATATGATCAAACTGTTTTTAGCACCTTTGTTGACAGTATTTGTTTCTAGCGTATTGTTATTCACAATGATTGGACCGTTGGGCCGCGAATTAGCTCAATTCGTAACCACCTCATTATTATGGAGTACACAAAACTTGGGCATTTTTGGATATATGTTCTTTGCTGGTATTCAACAAATTATCGTCATTACGGGGTTACACCATGTTTTAGGTGCAGTGGAAGCACAGCTTCTTATAGATACAGGGCGAAACTTCATAAATCCATTAATGTCTGTTGCCTTATTTGGACAAGGAGGGGCCGTATTAGGATATGTCCTTTTACATCGTAAGAATACGAAAGTAAAGGAACTTGGAATTTCAGCATTTGGCTCTGTGATCTTTGGCGTATCAGAACCAGCCATTTTTGGGATCACTTTAAAATATAAATTCCCGCTGATCGCTGGATGTATTGGGGGAGCGATTGCTGGTGGTTATGTGTATTTAAGCAAACTCACTGCAATAGGATTTGGAACCACGGCTCTTCCGGGATTAGCCATTGCTTCCGCCGACAACCATGGGCATCTTAATTATATAATCGCACATTTAATCGCATTATCCTGTGGAGCAGTCTTCACAGTAATATATGGAAACATTAATCGAAAAAAGACTAAACTTAACTCTCAACAAGAATAG
- a CDS encoding alpha-galactosidase — MAIHINGDQRLFHLQGKNSSYVMQIVRDGYLAHLYWGKKVNTYRGSNKIIYMDRGFSPNPDASDRTFSLDTLPQEYPAYGNGDFRTPAYQIQLNNGSTLTDLRYKEYRTYKGKPKLNGLPSTYVEDEEEAETLELIMEDKLLGLTVTLCYSLYPELDVITRSAHFNNEGTQRLKILRALSASVDFRDDEYELITLYGAHNNEKNIVRRSIVPGIQLVDSCRGASSPQQAPFLSLVRKGTDEDQGEVYAFNLVYSGNFTAQVQVDPYRNTRVSIGINPFDFSWLLEPGELFQTPEVVMAYTANGLGDMSRIYHKLYSKRLCRGTFRDKLRPILINNWEATYFDFNAEKIEEIAVEAKKAGIELLVLDDGWFGKRDDDNSSLGDWVVDQRKLPNGLLDLATRICDLGLEFGLWFEPEMVSIDSDLYRKHPDWCLHVENRPPTLGRNQLVLDLTREEVCDYIIESVSSVLSSAPITYVKWDMNRHMTDLGSAALPPERQRETAHRYMLGLYKVMEAITSRFPDVLFESCSSGGGRFDAGMLYYMPQTWTSDNTDAMCRLKIQYGTSLVYPPITMGAHVSTVPNHQVGRITPLETRGHVAMAGNFGYELDLTTITEQEKEEIKKQVALYKEIRPIIQFGSFHRILSPFDGNEAAWNFVSDDQSEVVASYFKVLSQPAASLRTIKFKGLNPDFMYKNVETGELFGGDELMHAGLTLPRIKQDFLSMFWRFTKHPN, encoded by the coding sequence ATGGCAATCCACATTAATGGCGATCAACGGTTATTTCATTTACAAGGGAAAAATTCCAGCTATGTAATGCAGATCGTTCGTGATGGATATTTAGCTCATTTATATTGGGGAAAAAAAGTGAATACCTATCGTGGAAGCAACAAAATTATTTATATGGATCGAGGATTTTCGCCTAACCCGGATGCCTCTGATCGAACATTTTCACTCGATACGCTGCCCCAAGAATATCCAGCCTATGGAAATGGAGATTTTAGAACACCGGCTTATCAAATACAGTTAAATAATGGATCAACGCTGACGGATCTTCGTTACAAAGAGTACAGGACATATAAAGGAAAACCCAAGTTAAACGGACTGCCGTCTACTTATGTAGAGGACGAAGAAGAAGCAGAGACACTGGAGCTTATCATGGAGGATAAGTTGTTAGGATTGACTGTGACACTATGCTATAGTTTGTACCCTGAATTAGATGTGATCACAAGGTCGGCTCATTTTAACAATGAAGGAACACAACGCTTGAAGATCCTTCGGGCACTTAGTGCAAGTGTTGATTTTCGGGATGATGAGTACGAATTGATTACATTATATGGTGCTCATAACAATGAAAAAAATATCGTGAGGCGCAGCATTGTTCCAGGGATTCAACTGGTTGATAGCTGCCGGGGCGCGAGCAGTCCTCAACAAGCACCGTTTCTATCGTTAGTACGAAAAGGAACTGATGAGGATCAAGGGGAAGTATATGCGTTTAACCTCGTTTACAGTGGCAATTTTACGGCTCAAGTTCAAGTGGATCCCTATCGCAATACGAGAGTGTCCATAGGTATTAATCCTTTTGATTTCTCATGGCTGTTAGAACCTGGGGAATTATTTCAAACTCCTGAAGTTGTAATGGCTTACACAGCAAATGGGTTGGGTGATATGTCCAGGATCTATCATAAGCTCTACAGTAAAAGATTATGTCGTGGAACATTCCGAGATAAGTTGCGGCCAATACTAATTAATAATTGGGAAGCTACTTATTTTGATTTTAATGCGGAGAAAATTGAAGAAATAGCTGTGGAAGCAAAAAAAGCAGGTATAGAGCTGCTTGTATTGGACGATGGATGGTTCGGAAAAAGAGACGACGATAACAGCTCACTTGGGGATTGGGTTGTCGATCAGCGTAAACTTCCAAATGGATTGCTGGACCTCGCAACTCGGATTTGTGATCTCGGACTGGAGTTTGGATTGTGGTTTGAGCCTGAAATGGTTTCAATAGACAGCGATTTATATAGAAAACATCCAGATTGGTGTTTACATGTTGAAAATCGCCCTCCCACACTAGGCCGAAACCAACTTGTTTTGGATTTAACCCGTGAGGAAGTGTGCGATTACATCATCGAATCCGTGTCCTCTGTTTTATCAAGTGCACCGATTACCTATGTGAAATGGGATATGAATCGACATATGACGGATTTGGGTTCAGCTGCTTTACCACCGGAACGACAACGTGAAACCGCTCACCGATATATGTTAGGTCTTTATAAAGTAATGGAAGCAATCACATCAAGGTTTCCTGATGTATTGTTTGAGAGTTGTTCTAGTGGGGGCGGGCGTTTTGATGCCGGTATGCTTTACTATATGCCTCAAACATGGACGAGTGATAATACCGATGCGATGTGTCGGTTGAAAATTCAATATGGTACAAGTCTGGTTTACCCGCCAATTACAATGGGAGCCCACGTTTCAACCGTCCCTAATCATCAAGTGGGAAGAATAACCCCGTTGGAAACAAGAGGACATGTCGCAATGGCTGGTAACTTTGGTTATGAGCTGGACCTTACAACCATTACAGAACAAGAAAAAGAAGAAATTAAAAAACAAGTTGCTTTATATAAAGAGATTCGGCCAATTATCCAATTTGGAAGTTTTCATAGAATACTCAGCCCTTTTGATGGAAATGAAGCCGCATGGAACTTTGTTTCCGATGATCAATCGGAAGTCGTCGCGAGTTATTTCAAAGTGCTTTCGCAACCGGCTGCATCTCTTCGAACGATCAAATTTAAAGGGTTGAATCCAGATTTTATGTATAAAAATGTCGAGACTGGTGAACTGTTTGGTGGAGATGAGCTTATGCATGCAGGGCTCACATTGCCAAGGATTAAGCAAGACTTTCTAAGTATGTTCTGGAGATTTACAAAACATCCTAATTGA
- a CDS encoding AraC family transcriptional regulator, whose protein sequence is MAASFSNHSRNNLDLNLYTCGREACMGGHSYGPAIRSGYMIHYVLKGKGVFKVNDKIYHLEQQEAFLIEPNVLIYYEADADDPWEYIWIGFSGIKAKEYLLRTSLSIDHPIFSFDQTHNLADCMHRILSLTSLTSNRDFLLTAKLYEFLYELCELYPNIKVPSEVKQQKYIEDALHFIDQNYAHHITVNDVARHISIDRSYLHRLFKQYIHQSPQQFLLHLRIEKACYLMTNTSLKIGDIARSVGYNDVLLFSKNFKKAKNCTPSEFRNMLL, encoded by the coding sequence ATGGCCGCCAGTTTCTCCAATCATTCCCGCAATAATCTGGATCTTAATTTGTACACATGCGGTAGAGAAGCTTGTATGGGAGGACACTCTTATGGTCCTGCGATTCGAAGCGGATATATGATTCACTATGTATTAAAAGGAAAAGGTGTTTTTAAAGTTAATGACAAAATTTATCACCTCGAACAACAAGAAGCTTTTTTGATAGAGCCGAACGTTTTAATTTATTATGAAGCAGATGCTGATGATCCTTGGGAATATATTTGGATTGGTTTTAGTGGAATAAAAGCAAAAGAATATTTGCTTCGAACGAGTTTATCTATAGATCATCCGATCTTTAGTTTTGATCAAACGCACAATCTGGCTGATTGTATGCATCGTATTCTAAGTCTGACGTCCCTGACTTCGAACAGAGACTTTTTATTGACGGCAAAACTTTATGAATTTTTGTATGAATTGTGTGAACTTTACCCGAATATCAAAGTCCCTAGTGAAGTAAAACAACAGAAGTATATTGAAGATGCATTGCATTTCATTGATCAGAATTATGCACATCATATTACGGTAAATGATGTCGCTAGACACATTTCTATTGATCGTTCCTATTTGCATCGTCTGTTTAAGCAATACATTCATCAGTCTCCCCAGCAATTTTTACTCCATCTTAGAATTGAAAAAGCATGTTATTTAATGACCAATACTTCACTCAAAATTGGAGATATCGCCAGGTCGGTCGGATATAACGATGTCCTTTTGTTTTCCAAAAATTTTAAAAAGGCAAAAAACTGCACACCATCAGAATTTAGAAACATGCTGCTTTAG
- the hmpA gene encoding NO-inducible flavohemoprotein, protein MLDSKTIDIVKSTAPVLKQHSAQIGKRFYERLFTKAPELNNIFNQTNQKRGTQQEALGYVVYAAGEHITNLDALTPVIRRITEKHRAIGIKPEQYAIVGETLLEAVQDVLGDAATDEIITAWGKAYNYIADAFIRIEQSLYEETEHQSGGWADDRTFIVDRKVKETEDVTSFYLKPQDGLAIAKYKAGQYLTIKANIPGEKYTHIRHYSLSDAPGNDVYRITVKREDASHNDPDGIVSNYLHDHVQVGDALPFSAPAGDFILTTADAPLVLISGGIGITPLLSMLNTVVREQRDRQVTFIHATANSKTHAFREHLLEMEENHPNVKSLVCYSSPTPHDRESHNYDVDGRIDLNWLQSVVPSKKADFYICGSIPFMESMYRMLTEWGVHQANIHYEAFSPLAMLGEE, encoded by the coding sequence ATGCTTGATTCAAAAACAATAGACATCGTCAAATCAACAGCTCCTGTGCTGAAGCAGCACAGTGCTCAAATAGGAAAACGATTTTATGAACGGTTATTCACCAAAGCGCCGGAACTGAACAACATCTTTAATCAGACGAATCAAAAAAGAGGGACACAGCAGGAAGCGTTGGGTTATGTCGTTTATGCAGCCGGAGAACATATTACCAACCTGGATGCGTTGACTCCTGTTATCCGGCGAATTACGGAGAAACATCGAGCGATCGGAATCAAACCCGAGCAGTATGCCATCGTAGGCGAAACGTTGCTCGAAGCTGTCCAGGATGTTTTGGGTGACGCTGCCACGGATGAAATTATTACCGCTTGGGGGAAAGCTTACAACTACATTGCGGATGCATTTATTCGGATCGAACAAAGCTTATATGAGGAGACCGAGCATCAGTCGGGAGGTTGGGCCGATGACCGGACCTTTATCGTAGATCGAAAGGTTAAGGAGACGGAAGACGTTACCTCGTTTTATTTAAAGCCGCAAGATGGCCTAGCGATTGCCAAGTACAAGGCCGGCCAGTATTTGACGATAAAAGCAAACATACCGGGCGAAAAGTATACTCATATTCGCCACTACAGTCTGTCTGATGCTCCGGGAAACGATGTCTACCGAATTACCGTGAAGCGTGAAGATGCAAGTCATAACGACCCGGATGGAATCGTATCCAATTACCTGCATGACCATGTTCAAGTCGGCGATGCTTTACCATTTTCCGCGCCTGCCGGCGATTTCATTTTAACGACTGCAGACGCACCCCTTGTTTTGATCAGCGGCGGAATCGGAATTACGCCTTTGTTGAGTATGTTAAACACGGTTGTCAGGGAGCAGCGTGATCGTCAGGTAACCTTTATCCACGCAACGGCCAACAGCAAGACACATGCCTTTAGGGAACACCTGCTTGAAATGGAGGAGAATCACCCGAATGTGAAGTCATTGGTATGCTACTCGTCTCCGACTCCGCATGATCGAGAATCACATAACTACGATGTAGACGGACGAATAGATCTAAACTGGCTGCAATCCGTCGTTCCGTCCAAAAAAGCGGATTTCTATATCTGTGGTTCTATTCCGTTTATGGAATCCATGTATCGAATGTTGACAGAGTGGGGTGTGCATCAGGCTAACATCCATTACGAAGCATTTAGTCCCCTGGCTATGTTAGGCGAGGAATAG